From the genome of Methanothermobacter sp., one region includes:
- a CDS encoding cobalamin-dependent protein (Presence of a B(12) (cobalamin)-binding domain implies dependence on cobalamin itself, in one of its several forms, or in some unusual lineages, dependence on a cobalamin-like analog.): protein MFKDVEEIADKAMEELARMNITSGYSARDKRLCLQDLKYHLKYLKAALDSSSPLLFNDYVTWADILLRSIGLPRECLTASLKALKMAMKGVIDPRSYEKASSYIRMALDQLEEVHAPKSFISEDNPLKREAEDYLNLLLSADTEGAHKLIKSLIEAGVKIPDIYLNIFEPVQYEIGRLWQMNMITVAHEHYATGVTQMIIAELYPYILEYSEKTGKRLVATCINNELHELGLRIVSDFFEMNGWDSIYLGANTPQDSIIKIIQEHKPELLAISATITYNISHVRKLVERVKKLENPPKIMVGGHPFNIDPDLWRKVGADLHATNASMAVKIVERL, encoded by the coding sequence ATGTTCAAGGATGTTGAAGAAATTGCTGATAAAGCGATGGAAGAACTTGCCAGGATGAACATAACATCTGGTTATAGTGCAAGGGATAAAAGATTATGCCTACAAGACTTAAAATATCACCTAAAATATTTAAAGGCGGCCTTGGATTCCTCAAGTCCGCTATTATTCAATGATTATGTGACATGGGCGGACATACTACTCAGAAGCATAGGATTGCCCAGGGAATGCCTAACAGCATCCCTAAAGGCACTAAAAATGGCCATGAAGGGGGTAATAGACCCTAGATCATATGAAAAGGCATCTTCATATATTAGAATGGCCTTAGATCAACTAGAAGAAGTGCACGCCCCTAAAAGTTTCATAAGTGAAGATAACCCCTTGAAAAGAGAAGCTGAGGACTATCTGAATCTATTGCTCAGTGCAGATACTGAAGGAGCCCATAAGCTGATAAAATCATTGATAGAAGCTGGTGTGAAAATCCCAGACATCTACCTAAACATATTTGAACCGGTTCAATATGAAATCGGCCGCCTATGGCAGATGAACATGATAACAGTAGCACATGAACATTATGCCACAGGAGTCACCCAGATGATAATCGCCGAACTCTACCCTTATATCCTAGAATATTCTGAGAAAACCGGTAAAAGACTAGTAGCAACTTGTATAAACAATGAACTCCACGAACTCGGCCTTAGAATAGTATCCGATTTCTTTGAGATGAACGGATGGGATTCAATATACCTTGGAGCTAACACTCCACAAGATAGCATAATAAAGATAATCCAGGAACATAAACCAGAACTTTTAGCAATATCAGCTACCATAACATATAACATTAGCCATGTACGAAAACTCGTAGAAAGAGTGAAAAAATTAGAAAATCCACCAAAGATAATGGTAGGAGGCCACCCGTTCAATATCGATCCGGACCTCTGGAGAAAGGTGGGGGCGGACCTTCATGCCACGAACGCTTCTATGGCTGTTAAAATAGTGGAAAGGTTATGA
- a CDS encoding sensor histidine kinase, giving the protein MEEIVKGFVAVTDRQGCLKRIIDYGMDIPFKKGELFTEIIDIESRAKASAFLDKIISGDAIFDWEMNITLKNRTKTLHFSGFKVNDEIFIVAAENRSEMIKIYKLLEDDMPLIKPRVYRKIKDEKLVFDELTRLNNQLTLAKRELIKKNLELEKALQEKDMLIREINHRVKNDLMIISSLLNLQAKYVKDKEDLILFKEAQARAKSMAMLHEKLYQSGKYRSIEFGEYLKGLLRDLYYAFVPQPGEIGLEMDIEDVELDVKFAMPLALIVNELFTNAIKHAFPDGKGTIKVTFKRKDGYYILVVSDDGIGLPEDFDLNKKFGLSIVNALTKQIGGELSVDSNNGTSFMVKFKE; this is encoded by the coding sequence ATGGAAGAAATCGTTAAAGGTTTTGTAGCGGTCACTGACAGACAAGGTTGCCTTAAGAGGATAATAGATTATGGGATGGACATACCATTCAAGAAAGGCGAATTATTCACAGAAATCATAGACATAGAGAGCAGGGCGAAAGCATCAGCCTTCCTTGACAAAATAATAAGCGGGGATGCAATATTTGATTGGGAGATGAACATCACACTCAAAAATAGGACAAAGACCCTCCATTTTTCAGGGTTTAAAGTTAATGATGAAATTTTTATTGTAGCTGCAGAGAACCGGAGTGAAATGATAAAAATCTACAAGCTACTAGAAGATGACATGCCACTCATAAAGCCAAGAGTCTATAGGAAGATAAAAGATGAAAAATTGGTGTTTGATGAATTAACACGACTAAACAACCAACTTACATTGGCAAAGCGTGAACTTATAAAAAAGAACCTTGAACTAGAAAAAGCCCTCCAAGAGAAGGACATGCTCATAAGAGAGATCAATCATCGGGTTAAAAACGATCTTATGATAATCTCAAGCCTTCTTAACTTGCAAGCAAAATATGTTAAAGACAAGGAGGATCTGATCCTTTTTAAGGAGGCTCAAGCGCGGGCCAAATCCATGGCGATGCTCCATGAAAAATTATATCAATCAGGAAAATATCGAAGCATAGAATTTGGAGAATACCTCAAGGGTCTTCTAAGAGATTTATATTATGCATTCGTCCCACAACCCGGGGAGATAGGCCTTGAAATGGATATAGAAGATGTGGAACTTGATGTGAAATTTGCCATGCCACTTGCATTAATCGTAAACGAACTTTTCACTAATGCAATAAAGCATGCGTTTCCAGATGGGAAGGGCACTATAAAAGTCACTTTCAAAAGAAAGGATGGATACTATATTCTGGTAGTGTCAGATGATGGTATAGGCCTGCCAGAAGATTTCGATTTAAATAAAAAATTCGGGTTATCGATAGTTAACGCCTTGACGAAGCAGATAGGTGGTGAACTTTCAGTAGACTCTAATAATGGAACCAGTTTCATGGTAAAATTTAAGGAGTAG
- a CDS encoding NUDIX domain-containing protein translates to MLAVRAFIKDNKGRILIIKRSPLCKTNPLRWELPGGKVNIGEPLEEALKREVKEETGLNVTPNSVLGVAEQELAIFKAVHIIIECSANGKLRLSGEHIAYAWVKQEDLKYYELTDWFYNFIKSTDSP, encoded by the coding sequence TTGCTTGCAGTTAGGGCTTTCATAAAGGATAATAAAGGCAGGATCCTCATAATAAAAAGGTCTCCCCTTTGTAAGACTAATCCTCTTAGGTGGGAGTTGCCAGGTGGCAAAGTAAACATAGGTGAGCCCCTCGAGGAAGCCCTTAAAAGGGAAGTTAAAGAAGAAACAGGATTAAATGTAACTCCTAATAGTGTCTTGGGAGTTGCTGAACAAGAATTAGCCATTTTTAAGGCTGTCCATATTATAATTGAATGTTCTGCCAATGGTAAACTAAGATTAAGTGGTGAGCATATAGCATATGCTTGGGTGAAACAAGAAGATCTCAAATATTATGAACTAACAGACTGGTTTTACAATTTCATCAAATCAACAGATTCGCCATGA
- a CDS encoding TMEM175 family protein, with product MTLLVLTLNVPNIPTSLTEAAFQQRLGVLWPQLLCYFLSFLTLSGVWRVNHQHFNFIKRTNPTLVNFSFLICSDSIFH from the coding sequence ATGACCTTGCTTGTCTTAACACTTAATGTTCCAAACATCCCCACGTCTTTAACTGAAGCCGCTTTCCAACAACGACTAGGAGTGTTATGGCCACAGTTACTATGTTATTTTCTCTCTTTTTTGACATTGAGTGGTGTATGGCGTGTTAATCATCAGCATTTCAATTTCATCAAGCGCACGAACCCTACTTTGGTAAACTTTTCTTTTTTGATTTGCTCTGATAGCATTTTCCACTGA